From Sphingomonas nostoxanthinifaciens, a single genomic window includes:
- the gap gene encoding type I glyceraldehyde-3-phosphate dehydrogenase, with the protein MAVRVAINGFGRIGRLVARAILARPECGLELVAINDLGDAKANALLFKRDSVHGSWDGTVTAEGSDLVVDGKRIKVTAERDPAKLPHAADAIDIALECTGFFTDRESAGKHLIAGAKKVLVSAPAKGVDLTVVYGVNHDKLTADHNIVSNASCTTNCLAPIAKVLNDAVGIERGLMTTVHSYTNDQKILDQIHKDMRRARAAAMSMIPTTTGAARAVGEVLPELKGKLDGSAIRVPTPNVSVVDLTFQPKRDTTVEEVNGALKAASEEGPLKGILQFVTEPLVSIDFNGDAHSSSVDSLETTVLEGKLVRVLSWYDNEWGFSNRMVDTAGAMGKLL; encoded by the coding sequence ATGGCGGTGCGGGTTGCGATCAACGGCTTCGGGCGCATCGGTCGGCTGGTGGCACGCGCGATCCTCGCGCGGCCCGAATGCGGGCTGGAACTGGTCGCGATCAACGATCTTGGTGATGCCAAGGCGAATGCGCTCCTGTTCAAGCGCGATAGCGTGCATGGTAGCTGGGACGGCACCGTCACCGCCGAGGGCAGCGATCTGGTCGTCGACGGCAAGCGCATCAAGGTGACGGCGGAGCGCGATCCGGCCAAGCTGCCGCACGCTGCCGACGCGATCGACATCGCGCTGGAATGCACCGGCTTCTTCACCGATCGCGAATCGGCGGGCAAGCATCTGATCGCAGGCGCCAAGAAGGTGCTGGTCTCGGCGCCCGCCAAGGGCGTCGACCTCACCGTCGTCTATGGCGTCAACCACGACAAGCTGACCGCCGACCACAATATCGTCTCCAACGCCTCGTGCACCACCAACTGCCTCGCGCCGATCGCCAAGGTCCTGAACGACGCGGTCGGTATCGAGCGCGGCCTGATGACGACCGTCCACAGCTACACCAATGATCAGAAGATCCTCGACCAGATCCACAAGGACATGCGCCGCGCGCGTGCCGCCGCGATGTCGATGATCCCGACCACCACCGGTGCGGCGCGCGCGGTGGGCGAGGTGCTGCCCGAGCTGAAGGGCAAGCTCGACGGATCGGCGATCCGCGTGCCGACGCCGAACGTCTCGGTGGTCGACCTCACCTTCCAGCCCAAGCGCGACACGACCGTCGAGGAAGTGAACGGCGCGCTCAAGGCCGCGTCGGAGGAAGGCCCGCTCAAGGGTATCCTCCAGTTCGTGACCGAGCCGCTCGTCTCGATCGACTTCAACGGCGACGCGCACTCGTCGTCGGTCGACAGCCTCGAGACCACCGTGCTCGAGGGCAAGCTCGTCCGCGTGCTCTCATGGTACGACAATGAGTGGGGGTTCTCGAACCGGATGGTCGATACCGCCGGCGCGATGGGCAAGCTGCTCTAA
- a CDS encoding cell division protein ZapA: MAQVTLTIGGRRYDLACRDGGEDRLRMLGAMVDARATEAARAVGDTNEARQLLMAALLLADTLSDVEAGVAPTADDRAATAIDALAQRVESIAERLEKSDQRP, encoded by the coding sequence ATGGCGCAGGTGACGCTGACGATCGGCGGCCGCCGCTACGATCTCGCTTGTCGCGATGGTGGCGAGGATCGCTTGCGGATGCTCGGCGCGATGGTCGACGCGCGCGCGACCGAGGCGGCACGCGCCGTCGGTGACACGAACGAGGCGCGTCAATTGCTGATGGCCGCTTTGCTGCTCGCCGACACGCTGAGCGACGTCGAAGCGGGGGTCGCCCCGACCGCCGACGATCGCGCCGCCACCGCGATCGATGCGCTGGCGCAGCGGGTCGAATCGATTGCCGAGCGTCTTGAGAAAAGCGACCAGCGACCCTAG
- a CDS encoding 5-formyltetrahydrofolate cyclo-ligase has translation MAVPPPPPLSPLDEKRTIRATLRASRAAHVARLRDEGCHDAAHAAAAHALAHVPAGATVALYRSLGDELDPAPFADLLIAAGHRLALPHVDRGDPTMRFLAWHPEAPLFEGMFGLRQPHDASEPVVPDVIVTPLVGFDRAGGRIGQGGGFYDRAFALLPGAFRIGYGWSAQEIATVPRDPWDIALDGIATEREWIDVTKTGQ, from the coding sequence ATGGCGGTCCCACCACCCCCACCCCTCTCCCCACTAGACGAGAAGCGCACGATCCGCGCCACGCTCCGGGCGTCGCGCGCCGCGCATGTCGCGCGGCTGCGGGACGAAGGCTGTCATGATGCCGCGCATGCCGCTGCGGCGCATGCCCTGGCACATGTTCCGGCCGGCGCAACGGTCGCGCTGTATCGGTCGCTCGGCGACGAACTCGATCCTGCACCATTTGCGGACCTGCTGATCGCGGCGGGGCATCGGCTCGCTTTGCCGCATGTCGATCGCGGCGATCCGACCATGCGCTTTCTCGCATGGCATCCCGAGGCGCCGCTGTTCGAGGGCATGTTCGGCCTTCGCCAGCCTCATGACGCAAGCGAGCCGGTCGTGCCCGACGTGATCGTCACGCCGCTGGTCGGCTTCGATCGCGCTGGCGGCCGCATCGGCCAGGGCGGTGGCTTCTACGATCGTGCGTTCGCGCTTTTGCCCGGCGCGTTCCGAATCGGCTATGGCTGGTCGGCGCAGGAGATCGCGACCGTGCCACGCGATCCGTGGGACATCGCGCTCGACGGAATCGCGACCGAGCGGGAGTGGATCGACGTGACGAAGACCGGGCAATGA
- a CDS encoding DUF2842 domain-containing protein, with product MLLILLLIAIWAGLVVSQSQRIATLPGLLQALVYAVAGIVWITPLKPLLRWMEIGPKRMRNDRP from the coding sequence ATGCTGCTGATCCTGCTGTTGATTGCGATATGGGCAGGGCTGGTCGTCAGCCAGAGCCAACGGATCGCGACGCTGCCGGGCCTTCTCCAGGCGCTGGTTTATGCTGTCGCAGGCATCGTCTGGATCACTCCGCTGAAGCCATTGCTGAGGTGGATGGAAATCGGTCCAAAACGGATGCGAAATGACAGACCTTAG
- a CDS encoding GGDEF domain-containing protein, which produces MTSPAQHDRWSCLFDDIRQVLLENRLEPTPTNYGLAHHYLTADDATFNSAVDRATAHGGLSAAAAAALMAERNVELSAADLQGMAKEAQERLEEVEVILLGSREAHQDYGSTLATNAAELAAGAAAGPLVSSLLDVTQSMIDKTQAIEDQLRTACEEIRELRESLAEAQDAANRDALTGLPNRRALDARLAAASDAARRTGRPFSIAICDIDHFKAVNDRFGHQIGDEVIKFVATSLSNGASERLFAARYGGEEFVVLFEGADAASASREVDRIRATIGKRDLRVNATGQSLGRLTFSAGVAQLAAMEGGASAMLKRADVALYEAKRAGRNRVMVG; this is translated from the coding sequence ATGACGAGCCCGGCCCAACACGATCGGTGGAGTTGTCTCTTCGACGACATCCGGCAGGTTCTGCTAGAGAACCGGCTGGAGCCGACTCCGACCAATTATGGTCTCGCGCATCATTATCTGACCGCCGACGACGCGACGTTCAACAGCGCGGTTGACCGCGCCACGGCGCACGGTGGCCTATCGGCCGCCGCCGCCGCGGCGTTGATGGCCGAACGCAATGTCGAGCTGTCCGCCGCCGACCTGCAGGGGATGGCGAAGGAAGCGCAGGAGCGTCTCGAAGAAGTCGAGGTGATCCTGCTCGGCTCGCGCGAGGCGCATCAGGATTATGGCAGCACGCTGGCGACCAATGCCGCCGAACTGGCAGCGGGCGCGGCTGCCGGACCGCTGGTCAGCTCGCTCCTCGACGTCACCCAGTCGATGATCGACAAGACGCAGGCGATCGAGGACCAGCTGCGGACCGCGTGCGAAGAGATACGCGAATTGCGCGAGAGCCTGGCCGAGGCGCAGGATGCCGCCAACCGCGACGCGCTGACCGGCCTGCCCAACCGCCGCGCGCTCGACGCCCGCCTCGCCGCCGCATCGGATGCCGCCCGCCGCACGGGCCGCCCGTTCAGCATCGCCATCTGCGACATCGATCATTTCAAGGCGGTCAACGATCGCTTCGGCCACCAGATCGGCGACGAGGTCATCAAGTTCGTCGCGACCAGCCTGTCCAACGGCGCCAGCGAACGGCTGTTTGCCGCGCGTTATGGCGGCGAGGAATTCGTCGTGCTGTTCGAGGGTGCCGACGCGGCCAGCGCCAGCCGCGAGGTCGACCGCATCCGTGCGACGATCGGAAAGCGCGACCTGCGGGTCAATGCGACCGGCCAGTCGCTCGGGCGCCTGACCTTTTCGGCCGGCGTCGCGCAGCTCGCGGCGATGGAGGGCGGCGCATCGGCCATGCTGAAGCGCGCCGACGTGGCGCTGTACGAAGCCAAGCGCGCCGGACGGAACCGCGTGATGGTCGGCTGA
- a CDS encoding aldo/keto reductase, with amino-acid sequence MTAVPDILLNDGARMPQIGFGVFQMPIDETERQVASAIGQGYRAVDTAKFYGNEEGVGAAVRESDDWIFVTTKLWNGDHGYDTALRAFDASMTRLGIDKLDLYLIHWPLPSLDKYVETWRALVRLQEEGRVGSIGVSNFTVEHLERIIDDSGVVPVTNQIELHPHFQQSRLRDFHAERGIATTSWSPLGRSAALGDEAIAALARKHGRTPAQIILRWHVQLGLIAIPKSSSPERQAENIALFDFALDADDMAAIGRLDNSDGRIGPDPEQLGPPQ; translated from the coding sequence ATGACTGCGGTTCCCGATATCCTGCTGAACGACGGCGCGCGCATGCCGCAGATCGGCTTCGGCGTGTTCCAGATGCCGATCGACGAGACCGAGCGACAGGTCGCGAGCGCGATCGGACAAGGCTATCGCGCGGTCGACACCGCCAAATTCTACGGCAACGAGGAAGGCGTCGGCGCGGCGGTGCGCGAGAGCGACGACTGGATCTTCGTCACCACCAAGCTGTGGAACGGCGATCACGGCTACGACACCGCGCTGCGCGCATTCGATGCGAGCATGACGCGGCTCGGCATCGACAAGCTCGACCTCTACCTGATTCACTGGCCGCTGCCGTCACTCGACAAATATGTCGAGACGTGGCGTGCTTTGGTGCGACTGCAGGAGGAAGGCCGCGTCGGGTCGATCGGCGTCTCCAATTTCACGGTCGAGCATCTGGAGCGGATCATCGACGATAGCGGCGTCGTGCCGGTCACCAACCAGATCGAGCTGCACCCGCATTTCCAGCAAAGCCGGCTGCGCGACTTCCATGCCGAGCGCGGGATCGCCACCACCAGCTGGAGCCCGCTGGGGCGCAGCGCGGCGCTGGGCGACGAGGCCATCGCGGCGCTCGCCCGCAAACACGGTCGCACGCCGGCGCAGATCATCCTGCGGTGGCATGTCCAGCTGGGGCTGATCGCGATTCCCAAATCGTCGAGCCCCGAGCGGCAGGCGGAAAATATCGCGCTGTTCGATTTCGCGCTGGATGCGGACGACATGGCGGCGATCGGCCGGCTCGACAATTCGGATGGCAGGATCGGCCCCGATCCGGAGCAGCTCGGTCCGCCGCAATGA
- a CDS encoding AI-2E family transporter, producing the protein MLAARGAESLRRDRLLAAIALFAGLGLLIALPFALRAGTAFFLPVTAALVIAIALVPTLEWLERRGVPSSVAAFFCIAAFLAIANAAVAAIIVPASGWFALLPQRVVRIRHNLRPLIELYGSLDRFVSDTSATFMRVSPHAHTVTVAAPNSLLDVVASSAPVAILQMFFALLVVYFFLSGWTRMRRNTITSRGSFTSALTTARVIQEMVDSTSAYLSTITIINIALGLMVAFALWLIGLPDPLMWGGIVALFNYMPYLGPIMAALLLALGGLMVFRDAWYATFPVAVFVGCHLIESNIITPSLVGRRLTINPLLILVSLSFWGWVWGATGALLAVPLLIIMKTVLDAAGKPDIAGFLFEDGTLTGPLPEPPSPPFESG; encoded by the coding sequence ATGCTGGCGGCGCGCGGTGCCGAATCGCTGCGCCGCGACCGGCTGCTTGCGGCCATTGCCTTGTTCGCGGGCCTCGGCCTGCTGATCGCGCTGCCGTTCGCCTTGCGCGCGGGCACCGCATTCTTCCTGCCGGTCACGGCAGCACTCGTGATCGCCATCGCCCTGGTGCCGACGCTCGAATGGCTCGAGCGGCGCGGGGTTCCCTCTTCGGTCGCCGCCTTTTTCTGCATCGCCGCCTTCCTCGCCATCGCCAATGCGGCCGTCGCGGCGATCATCGTGCCGGCATCGGGCTGGTTCGCGCTGCTGCCGCAAAGGGTAGTGCGGATTCGTCATAATCTGCGCCCGCTGATCGAGCTCTATGGCAGTCTCGACCGCTTCGTCAGCGATACCTCGGCGACGTTCATGCGCGTCAGTCCGCACGCGCATACGGTGACGGTGGCCGCGCCCAATTCGTTGCTCGACGTGGTCGCGAGCTCGGCGCCGGTGGCGATCCTGCAGATGTTCTTCGCTTTGCTGGTCGTCTATTTCTTCCTCTCCGGCTGGACGCGGATGCGGCGCAACACCATCACCAGCCGGGGCAGCTTCACCAGCGCGCTCACCACGGCGCGGGTGATCCAGGAAATGGTCGATTCGACCTCGGCCTATCTGTCGACCATCACCATCATCAATATCGCGCTGGGGTTGATGGTCGCGTTCGCCCTGTGGCTGATCGGCCTGCCCGATCCGCTGATGTGGGGCGGCATCGTCGCGTTGTTCAACTACATGCCCTATCTCGGCCCGATCATGGCAGCGTTGCTGCTGGCGCTGGGCGGGCTGATGGTGTTCCGCGACGCTTGGTACGCCACCTTTCCGGTGGCGGTGTTCGTCGGCTGCCACCTGATCGAATCGAACATCATCACCCCGTCGCTGGTCGGGCGACGGCTGACGATCAATCCGCTGCTGATCCTCGTGTCGCTCAGCTTCTGGGGCTGGGTGTGGGGGGCGACGGGTGCGCTGCTGGCGGTGCCGCTGCTCATCATCATGAAGACCGTGCTCGACGCGGCCGGCAAGCCCGACATCGCCGGTTTCCTGTTCGAGGACGGCACGCTTACCGGCCCGCTGCCCGAACCGCCCTCCCCGCCGTTCGAGAGCGGTTGA
- a CDS encoding cell wall hydrolase: protein MTLLSLGGGFAAAAFLGLMPTMGHAADLGALPALAYDLDSSNLPQAAAPQPAMADAGDDDVAVDPAALECMAKVVMHEAGSEPRAGKVAVAQTLVNRLKTGRFGDSICAIAKQPGQFFNVASYQPHRDSDNWAESMAVSRAVLTGDADAIVPGAMFFRSAASPASSFFRSRARVAMVGAQVFYR from the coding sequence GTGACGCTGCTTTCCCTCGGCGGTGGCTTTGCAGCTGCCGCTTTCCTGGGGCTGATGCCGACGATGGGCCATGCTGCCGATCTCGGTGCGCTCCCGGCTTTGGCCTACGATCTCGATTCCTCCAATCTCCCGCAGGCCGCCGCGCCGCAGCCTGCCATGGCCGATGCCGGCGACGATGATGTCGCGGTCGACCCCGCCGCGCTGGAATGCATGGCCAAGGTGGTAATGCACGAAGCCGGCTCCGAACCGCGCGCCGGCAAGGTCGCGGTCGCCCAGACCCTGGTCAACCGCCTCAAGACTGGACGCTTCGGCGATTCGATCTGCGCCATCGCCAAGCAGCCGGGCCAGTTCTTCAACGTCGCGAGCTATCAGCCGCATCGTGACAGCGACAATTGGGCCGAATCGATGGCGGTTTCGCGCGCGGTGCTTACCGGCGATGCCGATGCGATCGTACCGGGCGCGATGTTCTTCCGCTCCGCCGCCAGCCCCGCCAGCAGCTTCTTCCGCTCGCGCGCGCGCGTCGCGATGGTCGGCGCGCAGGTCTTCTACCGCTAA
- a CDS encoding MBOAT family O-acyltransferase, translating into MLFPTLSFGLFFLVVYAVAWGAQASNEWRKILLLLASWTFYGAWDWRFVALLIGSAFLNWGAARLIDAQPEEETGRRKAILIVGVVANLAILGFFKYYGFFLEQLGDVLGALGIQRDLPLMQVVLPVGISFFTFQGMSYLADVHARRLAPAALLDVTLLMSFFPHLVAGPIVRGSDLLPQFARAPRLTRDMATMGLLLIVWGLFKKAVIASELSTQLVDPVFFDPSAHSRADLIAAAYGYAIQIYCDFSAYSDMAIGIAALLGYRFPLNFDQPYRAASLQEFWRRWHISLSSWLRDYLYIGALGGNRRGFARQCVNLVATMLLGGLWHGAKWTFVVWGGLHGGVLALERIWDRYRPEDWPRLPRVVTLLVTFHVVLIGWIFFRSETFGGATTYLGGMAASNATSAVLTPLMLVLILFGLAIHFTPPLLAQNVALRLRRLPAPALGLLTGAAILVVDAMRFEGVAPFIYYQF; encoded by the coding sequence ATGCTGTTCCCGACGCTCAGCTTCGGGCTGTTCTTTCTGGTCGTCTATGCGGTCGCGTGGGGTGCGCAGGCGTCGAACGAATGGCGCAAGATCCTGCTGCTGCTGGCGAGCTGGACCTTCTACGGCGCGTGGGACTGGCGGTTCGTCGCGTTGCTGATCGGATCGGCCTTCCTCAACTGGGGCGCAGCGCGGCTGATCGACGCCCAGCCGGAGGAGGAGACGGGACGGCGCAAGGCGATCCTGATCGTCGGCGTGGTCGCCAATCTCGCGATCCTCGGCTTCTTCAAATATTACGGCTTCTTCCTCGAACAGCTCGGCGACGTGCTCGGCGCGCTCGGCATCCAGCGCGATCTGCCGCTGATGCAGGTGGTGCTGCCGGTCGGCATCTCCTTCTTCACCTTCCAGGGCATGTCTTACCTTGCCGACGTGCATGCGCGGCGGCTGGCGCCGGCGGCCTTGCTCGACGTGACCCTGCTGATGTCGTTCTTCCCACATTTGGTCGCGGGGCCGATCGTGCGCGGATCGGATCTGCTGCCGCAATTTGCGCGCGCGCCGCGGCTCACGCGCGACATGGCGACGATGGGCCTACTGCTGATCGTGTGGGGACTGTTCAAGAAAGCGGTGATCGCCTCCGAGCTGTCGACCCAGCTGGTCGACCCGGTCTTCTTCGATCCGTCGGCGCACAGCCGCGCCGACCTGATAGCGGCGGCCTATGGCTATGCCATTCAGATCTATTGCGATTTCTCCGCCTATAGCGACATGGCGATCGGCATTGCCGCTCTGCTCGGCTATCGCTTCCCGCTCAACTTCGACCAGCCTTATCGTGCCGCCTCGCTGCAGGAATTCTGGCGGCGCTGGCACATCAGCCTGTCGAGCTGGCTGCGCGACTATCTGTATATCGGCGCGCTCGGCGGCAACCGGCGCGGCTTCGCGCGGCAGTGTGTGAACCTTGTGGCGACGATGCTCCTCGGCGGGCTGTGGCACGGCGCGAAGTGGACGTTCGTGGTGTGGGGTGGCCTGCATGGGGGCGTACTGGCGCTCGAACGCATCTGGGATCGTTACCGGCCGGAGGATTGGCCGCGCCTGCCGCGCGTCGTGACATTGCTCGTCACCTTCCACGTCGTGCTGATCGGCTGGATTTTCTTCCGTTCGGAAACGTTCGGCGGCGCCACGACCTATCTCGGCGGCATGGCCGCGAGCAACGCGACGAGCGCGGTGCTGACGCCGCTGATGCTGGTGCTGATCCTGTTCGGGCTGGCGATCCACTTCACGCCGCCGCTGCTGGCGCAGAATGTCGCCCTGCGCTTGCGGCGGCTGCCCGCCCCCGCGCTGGGCCTGCTGACGGGGGCGGCGATCCTCGTGGTCGACGCGATGCGCTTCGAAGGGGTCGCGCCCTTCATCTATTATCAGTTCTGA
- a CDS encoding GDSL-type esterase/lipase family protein, with amino-acid sequence MISLLAAAVLSFGGTCTDSLCNPRSLDPFFAKLARQGPGVGGRPVHILQIGDSHTAGDSISGAWRDLLQRRYGAGGRGVLPPGRPYDGYVTHGSTEAMSSGWSIAADFGKAWTSPSPPLGLSAFSATSIQDGATMSISADPGEMFDRFTVCAIAKPGAGSLQLRAGTDTVIFSLGSVTERPQCRTMHLTQPASSADVTTSDGPVTITSWATFRDTGGVALSNLGVVGSQLMHFSRTDDAVLSEELHAYQPDLIVIAFGTNEGFGPRFSAFEYETILRTQIGRIRRLAGNVPILLLGAPDALSRRAEMRSNGLGDVSADCPPLGASPTPSAPAAAPPQGVIAGIMDRLRASIGMTGDDATPAPAAQPPLVVPPPVAAAPTTSPPVVRPGLFPPAALKAVRDVQRRVAGQLNVAFWDWEARMGGRCAANDWVHRTPALMRGDYVHYTTTGGQEIAQRLQADLDRAAAR; translated from the coding sequence ATGATCTCCCTGCTCGCCGCGGCGGTGCTGTCGTTCGGCGGCACCTGCACCGATAGCCTGTGCAATCCGCGCTCGCTCGACCCGTTTTTCGCCAAGCTGGCGCGGCAGGGGCCGGGCGTCGGCGGGCGGCCGGTCCACATCCTCCAGATCGGCGACAGCCATACGGCCGGCGATTCGATCAGCGGCGCGTGGCGCGATCTGCTGCAACGGCGCTATGGCGCGGGCGGCCGCGGCGTGCTGCCGCCGGGCCGACCTTACGACGGCTACGTCACCCACGGCTCGACCGAGGCGATGTCCTCCGGCTGGAGCATCGCCGCCGATTTCGGCAAGGCGTGGACCAGCCCGTCGCCGCCGCTGGGCCTGTCCGCGTTCAGCGCGACGAGCATCCAGGATGGTGCCACCATGTCGATCTCGGCCGATCCCGGCGAGATGTTCGACCGCTTCACCGTCTGTGCCATTGCCAAGCCGGGCGCGGGCAGCCTCCAGCTCCGTGCCGGGACCGACACCGTCATCTTCAGCCTCGGCTCGGTAACCGAGCGGCCGCAATGTCGCACGATGCATCTCACCCAGCCGGCGAGCAGCGCCGACGTGACCACCAGCGACGGTCCGGTGACGATCACCTCGTGGGCGACGTTCCGCGATACCGGCGGGGTCGCTTTGTCGAACCTGGGCGTGGTCGGCTCGCAGCTCATGCATTTCTCGCGGACCGACGATGCGGTGCTGTCGGAAGAACTGCACGCTTATCAGCCCGATCTAATCGTGATCGCGTTCGGCACCAACGAGGGCTTCGGCCCGCGCTTCAGCGCGTTCGAGTATGAAACCATCCTGCGCACCCAGATCGGGCGCATCCGGCGGCTGGCGGGCAATGTGCCGATCCTGCTGCTGGGCGCACCCGATGCGCTCAGCCGCCGCGCCGAGATGCGCTCCAATGGCTTGGGCGACGTCTCCGCCGACTGTCCGCCGCTCGGCGCCAGCCCGACGCCGTCCGCGCCCGCCGCCGCGCCGCCGCAGGGCGTGATCGCGGGAATCATGGATCGGTTGCGCGCCAGCATCGGCATGACGGGGGACGATGCGACCCCGGCTCCAGCCGCACAGCCGCCGCTGGTGGTGCCGCCGCCGGTCGCCGCCGCGCCGACCACCTCGCCGCCGGTCGTGCGCCCCGGCCTGTTCCCGCCGGCCGCGCTGAAGGCGGTGCGCGACGTGCAGCGGCGCGTCGCTGGTCAGCTCAACGTCGCTTTCTGGGATTGGGAAGCGCGGATGGGCGGGCGGTGCGCCGCCAACGACTGGGTTCACCGCACGCCGGCGCTGATGCGCGGCGACTACGTCCATTACACCACCACCGGCGGTCAGGAGATCGCGCAGCGCCTGCAGGCCGATCTCGACCGGGCGGCCGCACGCTAG
- a CDS encoding SGNH/GDSL hydrolase family protein: protein MGNLRFLFDRTAILFLGVAAGVAIGFAFGSGGERHETVTLAPEAAPVIGAPAATAPPPPSGPAAPAAEEVAKKEPALAKPAPVVAEPMAEAPVADKATGSLADAVRGGRLVHVGVFGDSFGDGVWSALYRLLPATEGYRVTKYSQQSTGFTRYRSLNLEAHDDSQVGSDPVDVAVVAFGANDVQGVCDGGHCGALMSAYWQQVIGQRITSYIAMLRRHGASVYWIGLPVMRDPSFDSDTHAMDAFYAALMQRLGVPFIEIRPYTADADGNYQAYYQDADGSQKLLRAGDGVHMSMNGYIRITKTLAGRIKATATAARKDAAAAPDTPAQDNGNP from the coding sequence ATGGGCAATCTGCGTTTTCTCTTCGATCGCACCGCCATCCTGTTCCTCGGCGTCGCCGCCGGGGTGGCGATCGGCTTCGCGTTCGGCAGCGGTGGCGAGCGGCACGAGACGGTGACGCTCGCGCCCGAGGCCGCGCCGGTGATCGGCGCGCCCGCCGCGACCGCACCGCCGCCGCCCTCCGGCCCCGCAGCGCCGGCCGCCGAGGAAGTGGCCAAGAAGGAACCTGCACTCGCCAAGCCCGCGCCGGTGGTGGCCGAGCCGATGGCCGAGGCGCCCGTCGCCGACAAGGCGACCGGTTCGCTGGCGGATGCGGTGCGCGGTGGCCGGCTGGTCCATGTCGGCGTGTTCGGCGACAGCTTCGGGGACGGCGTCTGGTCCGCACTCTACCGGCTGCTGCCGGCGACCGAGGGCTATCGCGTCACGAAGTATAGCCAGCAGTCCACCGGCTTCACCCGCTATCGCAGCCTCAACCTGGAGGCGCATGACGACAGCCAGGTCGGCAGCGACCCGGTCGACGTGGCGGTCGTCGCCTTCGGCGCCAACGACGTGCAGGGCGTGTGCGACGGCGGCCATTGCGGCGCGCTGATGAGCGCATATTGGCAGCAGGTGATCGGCCAGCGCATCACCAGCTATATCGCGATGCTGCGGCGGCACGGTGCGAGCGTCTACTGGATCGGCCTGCCGGTGATGCGCGATCCGTCGTTCGACAGCGACACGCACGCGATGGACGCCTTCTACGCTGCCTTGATGCAGCGGCTGGGCGTGCCGTTCATCGAGATCCGGCCTTATACCGCCGACGCCGACGGCAATTATCAGGCTTATTATCAGGATGCCGACGGCAGCCAGAAACTGCTGCGCGCGGGCGACGGCGTGCACATGTCGATGAACGGCTATATCCGCATCACCAAGACGCTGGCGGGCCGCATCAAGGCGACGGCAACCGCCGCGCGCAAGGATGCCGCCGCCGCTCCCGACACGCCCGCGCAGGACAATGGCAATCCATGA
- a CDS encoding prephenate dehydratase yields MESYPAPAHALVAAMSDAAAAAPARAVAIQGAPGCNSHIAALEVDPDALPLPCFSFEDALDALRDGRVDRALIPIENSLHGRVADIHVLLPESGLAIVGEHFMTIRYHLMGLGGAEVSEAMSHPQALGQCRRWLRARGIKPITYADTAGAAAAVKDLGQPHVGAIAPRLAAELYGLELLAEGLEDSADNTTRFVMLAREADAAPVASPSMTSFVFEVRNVPAALYKALGGFATNGVNMTKLESYQPGASFAATQFYSDIEGTPDDPAVARALEELRFHTKWLRVLGTYPQARPRTVA; encoded by the coding sequence ATGGAAAGCTATCCTGCACCCGCACATGCGCTGGTCGCCGCGATGAGCGACGCCGCCGCGGCGGCGCCCGCCCGCGCCGTCGCGATCCAGGGCGCACCGGGCTGCAACTCGCATATCGCCGCGCTGGAGGTCGATCCCGACGCGCTGCCTTTGCCCTGCTTCAGCTTCGAGGATGCGCTGGACGCGCTGCGCGACGGGCGGGTCGATCGCGCGCTGATCCCGATCGAGAATTCGCTGCACGGGCGCGTCGCCGACATCCACGTGCTGCTGCCCGAATCGGGGCTGGCGATCGTCGGCGAGCATTTCATGACGATCCGCTACCATCTGATGGGCTTGGGCGGCGCCGAGGTGAGCGAGGCGATGAGCCATCCGCAGGCGCTCGGCCAGTGCCGCCGCTGGCTGCGCGCGCGCGGCATCAAGCCGATCACCTATGCCGATACCGCCGGCGCCGCCGCCGCGGTGAAGGATCTCGGCCAGCCGCATGTCGGCGCGATCGCCCCGCGCCTCGCCGCCGAGCTTTACGGGCTGGAGTTGCTGGCGGAGGGGCTGGAGGATAGCGCCGACAACACCACCCGCTTCGTCATGCTGGCGCGCGAGGCCGACGCCGCGCCGGTCGCGAGCCCGAGCATGACCAGCTTCGTGTTCGAGGTGCGCAACGTACCCGCGGCGCTCTACAAGGCGCTGGGCGGCTTCGCGACCAACGGCGTCAACATGACGAAGCTGGAGAGCTATCAGCCGGGCGCCAGCTTCGCCGCGACCCAATTCTACAGCGATATCGAGGGCACGCCCGACGATCCCGCCGTCGCCCGCGCGCTGGAGGAGCTGCGCTTCCACACCAAGTGGCTGCGCGTACTCGGCACCTATCCGCAGGCCCGGCCGCGTACCGTCGCCTGA